Below is a genomic region from Fischerella sp. PCC 9605.
CTGCATGGATGAAAAATTGCTCGGACATATTCTCAGAAATTTACTCTCGAATGCGATTAAATATTCCCCCAATGGTAATACTGTCAAATTTAGTCTGACTTGTCGAGAACAGCGAGCCATACTTGAAATACAAGATCAAGGAATTGGTATTCCGCAAGAAGACTTACCGCATTTATTTGAATCATTCCATCGCGCTACCAATGTTGGCAATATCCAAGGTACAGGTTTAGGACTGACTATTGTGAAAAAGTGTGCAGATTTACATCAAGGTGAAATTTTTGTAACTAGTGAAGTGGGAATAGGAACGAAGTTTACTGTGGCTTTGCCATTAAAAAACGGTTAGTGGATAGTGGTTAGTGGTAAACAAACAACCACCAACTACTAACTACCAACCAATGTACAGACGTGCCATGGCACGTCTCTACAACTAATAACTACTAACTACTAACTAGTAACTAAAACAAATGAGGATATTATGACCAAAATATTAGTAATCGAAGACGAAAAATCAGTACGTGAAAATCTTGTGGAATTGTTGGAAGCTGAGGATTTTGAAACTATTTGTGCTGCCAATGGACAAGTAGGTTTACATTTAGCTCTAACTGAAGCTCCTGACTTAATTTTATGCGATTTGATGATGCCAGAACTGGATGGTTATGGTGTGCTAACAACATTACGCCAAGAACTTCTAACAGCAACTATCCCATTTATTTTTCTAACAGCTAAAGCAACTAAATCTGACTTTCGTCAAGGCATGGATCTAGGCGCTGATGACTATATTACAAAGCCATTTACTCGTGCTGAATTATTAAGTGCGATTGATAGCCGCCTACAAAAACGATTTACTTTGAAACAGTATTTTTCCGATAGTCTGCAACCGAAAGCTTTTAGCTCAGAAATGCTGGTTGTAAAAAGTATTTTACACGAGGCTATTGAACAGGGGCATTTTCGACAATTTTATGTTGAATATCAGCCACAAGTAGATATTGCATCTGGTCAAATCATTGCTGCGGAAGCCTTATTACGTTGGCAAAGCCCTGAATTGGGAATGGTTGCTGCTTCAGAATTAATTCCGTTGGCAGAATCTACAGGTTTAATTATCCCTATTGGTGAATGGGTATTACAAAGTGTCTGTCAACAAAATAAAATCTGGCAAGATGCAGGTTATTCTCCATTGCGTATTGCTGTTAATTTGTCAGCACGTGAATTCACTCAGCCAGATTTGAGTCAAAAAATAGTGAAATTTTTAGCAGCCAATAATTTAGAACCGGATTACCTAGAATTAGAGCTGACTGAAAGCTTAATTATGCAAGATGTAAATACTGCGATCGCCACAATGAATGAATTGCGCTCACTCGGTGTAAAAATTGCCATTGATGATTTTGGTACAGGATATTCTTCTTTGATGTACCTGAAAAAGTTGCCTATTAATAAGTTGAAAATTGACCGCTACTTTATTCACAATGTTGTCAACGACTCCCAAAAAGCAGCTATTACAACAGCATTAATTCAAATGGGTCACAATCTCAATCTCCAGGTAATTGCTGAAGGCGTAGAAACAGAAGCAGAACTTGATTTTTTACGTCAATATCAATGTGATGCCATGCAAGGATTTCTCTTCAGCCGTCCTTTACCTGTAATAGAATTTCAAAAGTTTTTGTTACTTGAAAAACTCGGGAATTTATAAAATTATCCCAGCAAGCATAATATTAAAGTTATGGCAAAGCGATCGCTCCAAGCGTCAGCCCAAGGTATTAGAAAAGCCAAACAGGCTTTTAGGCGTAAAAACTGGACACAAGAATATCTAGCTGGTGAAGTAGGTTTAGAAACTCGTCAGCCTATTTGGAAGTTTTTTACTGGTAAACCTGTTGACCGCCAAGTCTTTCAGGAGATTTGCTTTGTCTTAGAATTAAACCCAGAAGAAATTGCTGAACAGCCTACTATTGAGGATGAATCAATTCCTTTTGAGATAATACCGGAAAATACTTCAGATATTGATGTCTTAGTACAAAAGGCGCGTTTGGCTCACCAAGAGAAAATTCAGGCTCAGTGTGGCACTTTGCACCTTTTAGATATTGCTAGACCCATCGAGTTAGATGACCTTTATGTAGAAGTCAATGTTTTTGAGGAAATCACTAGTCAAAGATGGCTAGAAATTGCCGATTTACAAAAGTTAGACTCGAATGATTT
It encodes:
- a CDS encoding EAL domain-containing response regulator produces the protein MTKILVIEDEKSVRENLVELLEAEDFETICAANGQVGLHLALTEAPDLILCDLMMPELDGYGVLTTLRQELLTATIPFIFLTAKATKSDFRQGMDLGADDYITKPFTRAELLSAIDSRLQKRFTLKQYFSDSLQPKAFSSEMLVVKSILHEAIEQGHFRQFYVEYQPQVDIASGQIIAAEALLRWQSPELGMVAASELIPLAESTGLIIPIGEWVLQSVCQQNKIWQDAGYSPLRIAVNLSAREFTQPDLSQKIVKFLAANNLEPDYLELELTESLIMQDVNTAIATMNELRSLGVKIAIDDFGTGYSSLMYLKKLPINKLKIDRYFIHNVVNDSQKAAITTALIQMGHNLNLQVIAEGVETEAELDFLRQYQCDAMQGFLFSRPLPVIEFQKFLLLEKLGNL